One window from the genome of Oncorhynchus kisutch isolate 150728-3 linkage group LG21, Okis_V2, whole genome shotgun sequence encodes:
- the LOC109866267 gene encoding clathrin coat assembly protein AP180 isoform X4, whose protein sequence is MSGQTLTDRIAAAQYQLTGSEVSRAVCKATTHEVMAPKKKHLEYLISATNATNVNIPQMADTLFERATNASWIVVFKALVTTHHMCVHGNERFIQYLASRTALFNLSNFIDKTGSNGYDMSTFIRRYGRYLNERAFAYRQMAFDFTKVKKGAEGVMRTMTPEKLLKGMPVLQTQIDTLLEFDVHPKELNNPIINAGFLLLFKDLVKLFASYNDGVINLLEKYFKMKKSDCKEALEIYKRFLTRVTKIGEFMKLAETVGVDKNDIPDINYAPSSILESLETHMNSLEGKKGEGSPTKGSPTNNVSPTSTPAKSAAAVPTLAPPPEEATDSLLDLDPLSSSGPSVGASAAPTSWGDLLGSEMGESMLPDPTLAVEPVPSPAGVTSTPAAAEPGVSLAPPPNAAAAAAPTPGATNMDLLGDAFSTPVPTSDASAEGGAPASTPTPAADAAADPFAPSGGSSDAVGPGLDLFAMMPMENNCFNSGASPSAPSSTITAPITPTTPSIDLLSAMFDSMPDPSFTKADLAPSVDMFGADAFSSPAPLSSAPPMDKGVIMDLFGDSTGGETMPAAPAAASGAELMAAFDGLGDVLMPSMTPQAGAASSPVKPMGGDLDATMASMASNLGMGSQKPGENTMGGWSTPQVAPPSWGAPMGGAVGAGAPMMPMVRPGFGAPATPGAPMGSPGMAGSPRRPPPPKNALDDLNIKDFM, encoded by the exons ATCTGATCTCGGCCACCAATGCGACCAATGTGAACATCCCTCAGATGGCTGACACTCTGTTTGAGAGGGCCACCAACGCCAGCTGGATTGTCGTCTTCAAGGCCCTCGTCACCACACACCATATGTGTGTCCATGGCAATGAG AGGTTCATCCAGTACTTGGCCTCCAGGACCGCTCTGTTCAACCTCAGCAACTTTATAGACAAAACAGGTTCCAACG GCTATGACATGTCTACGTTCATCAGACGTTATGGCCGCTACCTCAATGAGAGGGCCTTCGCCTACCGCCAGATGGCTTTCGACTTCACCAAAGTCAAAAAGGG TGCTGAGGGGGTGATGAGGACAATGACTCCAGAAAAGCTGTTGAAAGGCATGCCTGTCCTGCAGACCCAGATTGACACACTGCTGGAGTTTGAT GTCCATCCCAAGGAGCTGAATAACCCTATCATCAACGCAGGGTTCCTGCTGCTCTTCAAGGATCTGGTCAAGCTGTTTGCCTCCTATAACGATGGGGTCATCAATCTATTAG AGAAATACTTTAAGATGAAGAAGAGCGACTGCAAGGAGGCCTTGGAGATCTATAAGAGGTTCCTGACCAGGGTCACCAAGATCGGAGAGTTCATGAAGCTTGCTGAG ACTGTCGGAGTGGACAAAAATGATATTCCGGACATCAACTAT gcTCCCAGCAGCATCCTGGAGTCTCTGGAGACACACATGAACAGTTTGGAGGGGAAGAAGGG TGAAGG GTCTCCAACAAAG GGCTCCCCTACCAATAACGTGTCCCCGACCTCCACCCCCGCCAAATCTGCAGCCGCCGTGCCCACCCTAGCGCCGCCACCTGAAGAAGCCACCGA TTCTCTCTTAGATCTggaccctctctcctcctctggtcCGTCAGTAGGAGCCTCAGCAGCCCCTACGTCCTGGGGAG ACCTCCTTGGGTCAG AAATGGGCGAGTCCATGCTTCCTGACCCCACCTTAGCTGTAGAACCCGTCCCCTCTCCCGCTGGTGTAACGTCCACTCCTGCAGCTGCGGAGCCAGGAGTCTCTCTGGCTCCTCCCCCTAATGCGGCCGCGGCCGCTGCCCCCACCCCCGGCGCGACGAATATGGATCTGCTGGGAG ATGCATTTTCGACCCCTGTTCCCACCTCTGATGCCTCTGCTGAGGGCGGAGCTCCGGCCTCCACGCCAACCCCAGCCGCCGACGCTGCTGCCG ACCCCTTTGCCCCCTCTGGTGGTAGCTCAGATGCAGTAGGCCCAGGGCTGGACCTGTTTGCCATGATGCCTATGGAGAACAACTGCTTTAACTCAGGGGCATCCCCTTCTGCCCCCTCATCCACCATCACAGCACCTATCACCCCCACCACCCCATCGATAGACCTCTTGAGTG CTATGTTTGATTCCATGCCAGATCCAAGCTTCACCAAAGCAGACCTTGCCCCCAGTGTTGACATGTTTGGAGCAG ATGCCTTCTCCtcccctgcccccctctcctctgcccccccaATGGACAAGGGGGTGATCATGGACCTGTTTGGGG ACTCCACTGGTGGAGAGACCATGCCTGCTGCCCCTGCAGCTGCCTCTGGTGCTGAGCTGATGGCAG CGTTTGATGGTCTAGGGGATGTGTTGATGCCTTCTATGACACCCCAGGCCGGGGCAGCCTCGTCTCCAGTCAAACCTATGGGAGGAGACCTGGACGCCACCATGGCTAGCATGGCTAGCA atctgGGAATGGGCAGCCAAAAACC GGGGGAGAACACGATGGGAGGCTGGTCAACTCCTCAGGTAGCTCCTCCCAGTTGGGGCGCTCCCATG ggcGGAGCGGTCGGGGCTGGAGCTCCCATGATGCCCATGGTTAGGCCAGGCTTTGGAGCCCCTGCAACCCCAGGAGCACCG ATGGGATCTCCAGGGATGGCCGGGAGTCCGAGGAGGCCTCCGCCCCCCAAGAATGCCCTGGATGACCTCAACATCAAGGACTTCATGTAA
- the LOC109866267 gene encoding clathrin coat assembly protein AP180 isoform X3 has product MSGQTLTDRIAAAQYQLTGSEVSRAVCKATTHEVMAPKKKHLEYLISATNATNVNIPQMADTLFERATNASWIVVFKALVTTHHMCVHGNERFIQYLASRTALFNLSNFIDKTGSNGYDMSTFIRRYGRYLNERAFAYRQMAFDFTKVKKGAEGVMRTMTPEKLLKGMPVLQTQIDTLLEFDVHPKELNNPIINAGFLLLFKDLVKLFASYNDGVINLLEKYFKMKKSDCKEALEIYKRFLTRVTKIGEFMKLAETVGVDKNDIPDINYAPSSILESLETHMNSLEGKKGEGSPTKGSPTNNVSPTSTPAKSAAAVPTLAPPPEEATDSLLDLDPLSSSGPSVGASAAPTSWGDLLGSEMGESMLPDPTLAVEPVPSPAGVTSTPAAAEPGVSLAPPPNAAAAAAPTPGATNMDLLGDAFSTPVPTSDASAEGGAPASTPTPAADAAADPFAPSGGSSDAVGPGLDLFAMMPMENNCFNSGASPSAPSSTITAPITPTTPSIDLLSAMFDSMPDPSFTKADLAPSVDMFGADAFSSPAPLSSAPPMDKGVIMDLFGDSTGGETMPAAPAAASGAELMAAFDGLGDVLMPSMTPQAGAASSPVKPMGGDLDATMASMASNLGMGSQKPGENTMGGWSTPQNVPMGSPSFMGSNQGFSMGGAVGAGAPMMPMVRPGFGAPATPGAPMGSPGMAGSPRRPPPPKNALDDLNIKDFM; this is encoded by the exons ATCTGATCTCGGCCACCAATGCGACCAATGTGAACATCCCTCAGATGGCTGACACTCTGTTTGAGAGGGCCACCAACGCCAGCTGGATTGTCGTCTTCAAGGCCCTCGTCACCACACACCATATGTGTGTCCATGGCAATGAG AGGTTCATCCAGTACTTGGCCTCCAGGACCGCTCTGTTCAACCTCAGCAACTTTATAGACAAAACAGGTTCCAACG GCTATGACATGTCTACGTTCATCAGACGTTATGGCCGCTACCTCAATGAGAGGGCCTTCGCCTACCGCCAGATGGCTTTCGACTTCACCAAAGTCAAAAAGGG TGCTGAGGGGGTGATGAGGACAATGACTCCAGAAAAGCTGTTGAAAGGCATGCCTGTCCTGCAGACCCAGATTGACACACTGCTGGAGTTTGAT GTCCATCCCAAGGAGCTGAATAACCCTATCATCAACGCAGGGTTCCTGCTGCTCTTCAAGGATCTGGTCAAGCTGTTTGCCTCCTATAACGATGGGGTCATCAATCTATTAG AGAAATACTTTAAGATGAAGAAGAGCGACTGCAAGGAGGCCTTGGAGATCTATAAGAGGTTCCTGACCAGGGTCACCAAGATCGGAGAGTTCATGAAGCTTGCTGAG ACTGTCGGAGTGGACAAAAATGATATTCCGGACATCAACTAT gcTCCCAGCAGCATCCTGGAGTCTCTGGAGACACACATGAACAGTTTGGAGGGGAAGAAGGG TGAAGG GTCTCCAACAAAG GGCTCCCCTACCAATAACGTGTCCCCGACCTCCACCCCCGCCAAATCTGCAGCCGCCGTGCCCACCCTAGCGCCGCCACCTGAAGAAGCCACCGA TTCTCTCTTAGATCTggaccctctctcctcctctggtcCGTCAGTAGGAGCCTCAGCAGCCCCTACGTCCTGGGGAG ACCTCCTTGGGTCAG AAATGGGCGAGTCCATGCTTCCTGACCCCACCTTAGCTGTAGAACCCGTCCCCTCTCCCGCTGGTGTAACGTCCACTCCTGCAGCTGCGGAGCCAGGAGTCTCTCTGGCTCCTCCCCCTAATGCGGCCGCGGCCGCTGCCCCCACCCCCGGCGCGACGAATATGGATCTGCTGGGAG ATGCATTTTCGACCCCTGTTCCCACCTCTGATGCCTCTGCTGAGGGCGGAGCTCCGGCCTCCACGCCAACCCCAGCCGCCGACGCTGCTGCCG ACCCCTTTGCCCCCTCTGGTGGTAGCTCAGATGCAGTAGGCCCAGGGCTGGACCTGTTTGCCATGATGCCTATGGAGAACAACTGCTTTAACTCAGGGGCATCCCCTTCTGCCCCCTCATCCACCATCACAGCACCTATCACCCCCACCACCCCATCGATAGACCTCTTGAGTG CTATGTTTGATTCCATGCCAGATCCAAGCTTCACCAAAGCAGACCTTGCCCCCAGTGTTGACATGTTTGGAGCAG ATGCCTTCTCCtcccctgcccccctctcctctgcccccccaATGGACAAGGGGGTGATCATGGACCTGTTTGGGG ACTCCACTGGTGGAGAGACCATGCCTGCTGCCCCTGCAGCTGCCTCTGGTGCTGAGCTGATGGCAG CGTTTGATGGTCTAGGGGATGTGTTGATGCCTTCTATGACACCCCAGGCCGGGGCAGCCTCGTCTCCAGTCAAACCTATGGGAGGAGACCTGGACGCCACCATGGCTAGCATGGCTAGCA atctgGGAATGGGCAGCCAAAAACC GGGGGAGAACACGATGGGAGGCTGGTCAACTCCTCAG AACGTTCCAATGGGGTCCCCTTCTTTTATGGGGTCTAACCAAGGATTCAGCATG ggcGGAGCGGTCGGGGCTGGAGCTCCCATGATGCCCATGGTTAGGCCAGGCTTTGGAGCCCCTGCAACCCCAGGAGCACCG ATGGGATCTCCAGGGATGGCCGGGAGTCCGAGGAGGCCTCCGCCCCCCAAGAATGCCCTGGATGACCTCAACATCAAGGACTTCATGTAA
- the LOC109866267 gene encoding clathrin coat assembly protein AP180 isoform X9 — MSGQTLTDRIAAAQYQLTGSEVSRAVCKATTHEVMAPKKKHLEYLISATNATNVNIPQMADTLFERATNASWIVVFKALVTTHHMCVHGNERFIQYLASRTALFNLSNFIDKTGSNGYDMSTFIRRYGRYLNERAFAYRQMAFDFTKVKKGAEGVMRTMTPEKLLKGMPVLQTQIDTLLEFDVHPKELNNPIINAGFLLLFKDLVKLFASYNDGVINLLEKYFKMKKSDCKEALEIYKRFLTRVTKIGEFMKLAETVGVDKNDIPDINYAPSSILESLETHMNSLEGKKGEGSPTKGSPTNNVSPTSTPAKSAAAVPTLAPPPEEATDSLLDLDPLSSSGPSVGASAAPTSWGDLLGSEMGESMLPDPTLAVEPVPSPAGVTSTPAAAEPGVSLAPPPNAAAAAAPTPGATNMDLLGDAFSTPVPTSDASAEGGAPASTPTPAADAAADSTGGETMPAAPAAASGAELMAAFDGLGDVLMPSMTPQAGAASSPVKPMGGDLDATMASMASNLGMGSQKPGENTMGGWSTPQVAPPSWGAPMNVPMGSPSFMGSNQGFSMGGAVGAGAPMMPMVRPGFGAPATPGAPMGSPGMAGSPRRPPPPKNALDDLNIKDFM; from the exons ATCTGATCTCGGCCACCAATGCGACCAATGTGAACATCCCTCAGATGGCTGACACTCTGTTTGAGAGGGCCACCAACGCCAGCTGGATTGTCGTCTTCAAGGCCCTCGTCACCACACACCATATGTGTGTCCATGGCAATGAG AGGTTCATCCAGTACTTGGCCTCCAGGACCGCTCTGTTCAACCTCAGCAACTTTATAGACAAAACAGGTTCCAACG GCTATGACATGTCTACGTTCATCAGACGTTATGGCCGCTACCTCAATGAGAGGGCCTTCGCCTACCGCCAGATGGCTTTCGACTTCACCAAAGTCAAAAAGGG TGCTGAGGGGGTGATGAGGACAATGACTCCAGAAAAGCTGTTGAAAGGCATGCCTGTCCTGCAGACCCAGATTGACACACTGCTGGAGTTTGAT GTCCATCCCAAGGAGCTGAATAACCCTATCATCAACGCAGGGTTCCTGCTGCTCTTCAAGGATCTGGTCAAGCTGTTTGCCTCCTATAACGATGGGGTCATCAATCTATTAG AGAAATACTTTAAGATGAAGAAGAGCGACTGCAAGGAGGCCTTGGAGATCTATAAGAGGTTCCTGACCAGGGTCACCAAGATCGGAGAGTTCATGAAGCTTGCTGAG ACTGTCGGAGTGGACAAAAATGATATTCCGGACATCAACTAT gcTCCCAGCAGCATCCTGGAGTCTCTGGAGACACACATGAACAGTTTGGAGGGGAAGAAGGG TGAAGG GTCTCCAACAAAG GGCTCCCCTACCAATAACGTGTCCCCGACCTCCACCCCCGCCAAATCTGCAGCCGCCGTGCCCACCCTAGCGCCGCCACCTGAAGAAGCCACCGA TTCTCTCTTAGATCTggaccctctctcctcctctggtcCGTCAGTAGGAGCCTCAGCAGCCCCTACGTCCTGGGGAG ACCTCCTTGGGTCAG AAATGGGCGAGTCCATGCTTCCTGACCCCACCTTAGCTGTAGAACCCGTCCCCTCTCCCGCTGGTGTAACGTCCACTCCTGCAGCTGCGGAGCCAGGAGTCTCTCTGGCTCCTCCCCCTAATGCGGCCGCGGCCGCTGCCCCCACCCCCGGCGCGACGAATATGGATCTGCTGGGAG ATGCATTTTCGACCCCTGTTCCCACCTCTGATGCCTCTGCTGAGGGCGGAGCTCCGGCCTCCACGCCAACCCCAGCCGCCGACGCTGCTGCCG ACTCCACTGGTGGAGAGACCATGCCTGCTGCCCCTGCAGCTGCCTCTGGTGCTGAGCTGATGGCAG CGTTTGATGGTCTAGGGGATGTGTTGATGCCTTCTATGACACCCCAGGCCGGGGCAGCCTCGTCTCCAGTCAAACCTATGGGAGGAGACCTGGACGCCACCATGGCTAGCATGGCTAGCA atctgGGAATGGGCAGCCAAAAACC GGGGGAGAACACGATGGGAGGCTGGTCAACTCCTCAGGTAGCTCCTCCCAGTTGGGGCGCTCCCATG AACGTTCCAATGGGGTCCCCTTCTTTTATGGGGTCTAACCAAGGATTCAGCATG ggcGGAGCGGTCGGGGCTGGAGCTCCCATGATGCCCATGGTTAGGCCAGGCTTTGGAGCCCCTGCAACCCCAGGAGCACCG ATGGGATCTCCAGGGATGGCCGGGAGTCCGAGGAGGCCTCCGCCCCCCAAGAATGCCCTGGATGACCTCAACATCAAGGACTTCATGTAA
- the LOC109866267 gene encoding clathrin coat assembly protein AP180 isoform X10: MSGQTLTDRIAAAQYQLTGSEVSRAVCKATTHEVMAPKKKHLEYLISATNATNVNIPQMADTLFERATNASWIVVFKALVTTHHMCVHGNERFIQYLASRTALFNLSNFIDKTGSNGYDMSTFIRRYGRYLNERAFAYRQMAFDFTKVKKGAEGVMRTMTPEKLLKGMPVLQTQIDTLLEFDVHPKELNNPIINAGFLLLFKDLVKLFASYNDGVINLLEKYFKMKKSDCKEALEIYKRFLTRVTKIGEFMKLAETVGVDKNDIPDINYAPSSILESLETHMNSLEGKKGEGSPTKGSPTNNVSPTSTPAKSAAAVPTLAPPPEEATDSLLDLDPLSSSGPSVGASAAPTSWGDLLGSEMGESMLPDPTLAVEPVPSPAGVTSTPAAAEPGVSLAPPPNAAAAAAPTPGATNMDLLGDAFSTPVPTSDASAEGGAPASTPTPAADAAADSTGGETMPAAPAAASGAELMAGDVLMPSMTPQAGAASSPVKPMGGDLDATMASMASNLGMGSQKPGENTMGGWSTPQVAPPSWGAPMNVPMGSPSFMGSNQGFSMGGAVGAGAPMMPMVRPGFGAPATPGAPMGSPGMAGSPRRPPPPKNALDDLNIKDFM; encoded by the exons ATCTGATCTCGGCCACCAATGCGACCAATGTGAACATCCCTCAGATGGCTGACACTCTGTTTGAGAGGGCCACCAACGCCAGCTGGATTGTCGTCTTCAAGGCCCTCGTCACCACACACCATATGTGTGTCCATGGCAATGAG AGGTTCATCCAGTACTTGGCCTCCAGGACCGCTCTGTTCAACCTCAGCAACTTTATAGACAAAACAGGTTCCAACG GCTATGACATGTCTACGTTCATCAGACGTTATGGCCGCTACCTCAATGAGAGGGCCTTCGCCTACCGCCAGATGGCTTTCGACTTCACCAAAGTCAAAAAGGG TGCTGAGGGGGTGATGAGGACAATGACTCCAGAAAAGCTGTTGAAAGGCATGCCTGTCCTGCAGACCCAGATTGACACACTGCTGGAGTTTGAT GTCCATCCCAAGGAGCTGAATAACCCTATCATCAACGCAGGGTTCCTGCTGCTCTTCAAGGATCTGGTCAAGCTGTTTGCCTCCTATAACGATGGGGTCATCAATCTATTAG AGAAATACTTTAAGATGAAGAAGAGCGACTGCAAGGAGGCCTTGGAGATCTATAAGAGGTTCCTGACCAGGGTCACCAAGATCGGAGAGTTCATGAAGCTTGCTGAG ACTGTCGGAGTGGACAAAAATGATATTCCGGACATCAACTAT gcTCCCAGCAGCATCCTGGAGTCTCTGGAGACACACATGAACAGTTTGGAGGGGAAGAAGGG TGAAGG GTCTCCAACAAAG GGCTCCCCTACCAATAACGTGTCCCCGACCTCCACCCCCGCCAAATCTGCAGCCGCCGTGCCCACCCTAGCGCCGCCACCTGAAGAAGCCACCGA TTCTCTCTTAGATCTggaccctctctcctcctctggtcCGTCAGTAGGAGCCTCAGCAGCCCCTACGTCCTGGGGAG ACCTCCTTGGGTCAG AAATGGGCGAGTCCATGCTTCCTGACCCCACCTTAGCTGTAGAACCCGTCCCCTCTCCCGCTGGTGTAACGTCCACTCCTGCAGCTGCGGAGCCAGGAGTCTCTCTGGCTCCTCCCCCTAATGCGGCCGCGGCCGCTGCCCCCACCCCCGGCGCGACGAATATGGATCTGCTGGGAG ATGCATTTTCGACCCCTGTTCCCACCTCTGATGCCTCTGCTGAGGGCGGAGCTCCGGCCTCCACGCCAACCCCAGCCGCCGACGCTGCTGCCG ACTCCACTGGTGGAGAGACCATGCCTGCTGCCCCTGCAGCTGCCTCTGGTGCTGAGCTGATGGCAG GGGATGTGTTGATGCCTTCTATGACACCCCAGGCCGGGGCAGCCTCGTCTCCAGTCAAACCTATGGGAGGAGACCTGGACGCCACCATGGCTAGCATGGCTAGCA atctgGGAATGGGCAGCCAAAAACC GGGGGAGAACACGATGGGAGGCTGGTCAACTCCTCAGGTAGCTCCTCCCAGTTGGGGCGCTCCCATG AACGTTCCAATGGGGTCCCCTTCTTTTATGGGGTCTAACCAAGGATTCAGCATG ggcGGAGCGGTCGGGGCTGGAGCTCCCATGATGCCCATGGTTAGGCCAGGCTTTGGAGCCCCTGCAACCCCAGGAGCACCG ATGGGATCTCCAGGGATGGCCGGGAGTCCGAGGAGGCCTCCGCCCCCCAAGAATGCCCTGGATGACCTCAACATCAAGGACTTCATGTAA
- the LOC109866267 gene encoding clathrin coat assembly protein AP180 isoform X11 has protein sequence MSGQTLTDRIAAAQYQLTGSEVSRAVCKATTHEVMAPKKKHLEYLISATNATNVNIPQMADTLFERATNASWIVVFKALVTTHHMCVHGNERFIQYLASRTALFNLSNFIDKTGSNGYDMSTFIRRYGRYLNERAFAYRQMAFDFTKVKKGAEGVMRTMTPEKLLKGMPVLQTQIDTLLEFDVHPKELNNPIINAGFLLLFKDLVKLFASYNDGVINLLEKYFKMKKSDCKEALEIYKRFLTRVTKIGEFMKLAETVGVDKNDIPDINYAPSSILESLETHMNSLEGKKGEGSPTKGSPTNNVSPTSTPAKSAAAVPTLAPPPEEATDSLLDLDPLSSSGPSVGASAAPTSWGDLLGSEMGESMLPDPTLAVEPVPSPAGVTSTPAAAEPGVSLAPPPNAAAAAAPTPGATNMDLLGDAFSTPVPTSDASAEGGAPASTPTPAADAAADSTGGETMPAAPAAASGAELMAAFDGLGDVLMPSMTPQAGAASSPVKPMGGDLDATMASMASNLGMGSQKPGENTMGGWSTPQVAPPSWGAPMGGAVGAGAPMMPMVRPGFGAPATPGAPMGSPGMAGSPRRPPPPKNALDDLNIKDFM, from the exons ATCTGATCTCGGCCACCAATGCGACCAATGTGAACATCCCTCAGATGGCTGACACTCTGTTTGAGAGGGCCACCAACGCCAGCTGGATTGTCGTCTTCAAGGCCCTCGTCACCACACACCATATGTGTGTCCATGGCAATGAG AGGTTCATCCAGTACTTGGCCTCCAGGACCGCTCTGTTCAACCTCAGCAACTTTATAGACAAAACAGGTTCCAACG GCTATGACATGTCTACGTTCATCAGACGTTATGGCCGCTACCTCAATGAGAGGGCCTTCGCCTACCGCCAGATGGCTTTCGACTTCACCAAAGTCAAAAAGGG TGCTGAGGGGGTGATGAGGACAATGACTCCAGAAAAGCTGTTGAAAGGCATGCCTGTCCTGCAGACCCAGATTGACACACTGCTGGAGTTTGAT GTCCATCCCAAGGAGCTGAATAACCCTATCATCAACGCAGGGTTCCTGCTGCTCTTCAAGGATCTGGTCAAGCTGTTTGCCTCCTATAACGATGGGGTCATCAATCTATTAG AGAAATACTTTAAGATGAAGAAGAGCGACTGCAAGGAGGCCTTGGAGATCTATAAGAGGTTCCTGACCAGGGTCACCAAGATCGGAGAGTTCATGAAGCTTGCTGAG ACTGTCGGAGTGGACAAAAATGATATTCCGGACATCAACTAT gcTCCCAGCAGCATCCTGGAGTCTCTGGAGACACACATGAACAGTTTGGAGGGGAAGAAGGG TGAAGG GTCTCCAACAAAG GGCTCCCCTACCAATAACGTGTCCCCGACCTCCACCCCCGCCAAATCTGCAGCCGCCGTGCCCACCCTAGCGCCGCCACCTGAAGAAGCCACCGA TTCTCTCTTAGATCTggaccctctctcctcctctggtcCGTCAGTAGGAGCCTCAGCAGCCCCTACGTCCTGGGGAG ACCTCCTTGGGTCAG AAATGGGCGAGTCCATGCTTCCTGACCCCACCTTAGCTGTAGAACCCGTCCCCTCTCCCGCTGGTGTAACGTCCACTCCTGCAGCTGCGGAGCCAGGAGTCTCTCTGGCTCCTCCCCCTAATGCGGCCGCGGCCGCTGCCCCCACCCCCGGCGCGACGAATATGGATCTGCTGGGAG ATGCATTTTCGACCCCTGTTCCCACCTCTGATGCCTCTGCTGAGGGCGGAGCTCCGGCCTCCACGCCAACCCCAGCCGCCGACGCTGCTGCCG ACTCCACTGGTGGAGAGACCATGCCTGCTGCCCCTGCAGCTGCCTCTGGTGCTGAGCTGATGGCAG CGTTTGATGGTCTAGGGGATGTGTTGATGCCTTCTATGACACCCCAGGCCGGGGCAGCCTCGTCTCCAGTCAAACCTATGGGAGGAGACCTGGACGCCACCATGGCTAGCATGGCTAGCA atctgGGAATGGGCAGCCAAAAACC GGGGGAGAACACGATGGGAGGCTGGTCAACTCCTCAGGTAGCTCCTCCCAGTTGGGGCGCTCCCATG ggcGGAGCGGTCGGGGCTGGAGCTCCCATGATGCCCATGGTTAGGCCAGGCTTTGGAGCCCCTGCAACCCCAGGAGCACCG ATGGGATCTCCAGGGATGGCCGGGAGTCCGAGGAGGCCTCCGCCCCCCAAGAATGCCCTGGATGACCTCAACATCAAGGACTTCATGTAA